The genomic interval GCCGGCACAATCGCGGAACCATTAGACACAAAAGCAAAGGTAAACACACGCCCCGACTCCGAGGTCACCACCCCTGCCAATGCCGATGTATCCGTCAGAGTGCCAGTTTTCGCCCGCACCCAACCCGCACCTGAGAGTCCGTCGTAGCGATCCTCCAAGGTTCCGGTTCCATGCGCGATAGGCAGCGATGTCAATAGTGAACTCAACTCAGGTTCCGTGGCGGCGCGGGTCAAAATATCATCAAGCAGGCGGGGCGTGATGAGGTTGTCAAAGCTCAAACCCGAATTATCCACAATGGACACGCCACTCAAATCGAAGCCCTTGTCCTTGAGAATCTCCAACGTCATCTTCGAGGTACTCGCCGAATCGGTAGCCAAATCCTTCGACGCGGCCACTTCCTTAGCGATACCCTCTGCCATCACATTGTCAGAATCCTTCATCATCCGAGCAAGACGCTGATCCAACGTGTCAGACTCCACGGATGCCAGCACGGTTTTGTCCGGAGCGCTGCCCTCATCTACGGTGTCCGCGCCGACACGATCCGCCAACGCCTGCGCAACATCTAACGCCGGAGTATGAGACCTCGGCAGATCCCCCTCCGACCCACCAATGCGGGCAGCCTCAATCATCGCGGGCTCCACATCAGCGATATAACCAGCATCAACATCCACTGGATCCCACGTACTAGCAAAGCCCTCATCAGGCCAAATAGACGTATCGATCAACACAGTGCCAATATCTTGCCCCTCAAGCTGGGTGGCCAAATCATCGAGCATCTCCTCACTCAACGTGACATCACCACCCGCCTTAATCACCACCGTTCCCGGCTGCTCCCCCTCAACAACCTTCGTTGTGATGGTGTCCTCACGGCCAAGCTCATACAACGCCACCGCCGCCGTCAAAATCTTCGTCGCCGACGCCGGCCTCACCGCAGTCCCCTGATTCTGCTCCCACACCACCTCACCAGATTCCACATCCCTGGCAACACCGACAAAAGTGCCCAACCGAGAATCCGCAGCCTGCGAGGTCAAATCCTTCTCCAAAGTGGCAAAATCTGGGGCTTCCAAAGCATCCGGATCAATCGCAGAAGAAAACAGCTGCTCAGGCATCTCCACCGACATGGGCTCCGGGTGATCCAAACCAAAACCAGAATGATTCACCCACACGCCACCACCGATGACAGCCCCCACTGCAATCAGTACACCAACCGATGAGCCAACCCACCACGCATTTTTCATGGGCGCTCCTTCTCCTGCAAATTTTCTTGCGATTCTTCTTGCGATATCAGGACTCCAACCTTATATCGACCGTCGTCTCACGCACGAACCATACGCGCGGTTCCAAAATTTTCGAGGATTTCCTTGCCCCGGGTCTCGTTTATTTTTGAACACGCTAGAATTCAAGGGCAGTAACTAATTTCAACCCGGGAGAAATACCTATGAGCATCGAAGTAACCGTCGAAATCCCTAAGGGATCACGCAACAAGTACGAAATCGACCACGAGACCGGAAAGGTCTACCTCGACCGCTACCTGTTCACTCCAATGGCATACCCACTGGACTACGGCTACATCGACCACACCCTCGGCGAAGACGGCGACCCATTGGATGCACTGGTCATCCTCCCCGAGTCCGTTTTTCCAGCAGTTGTGGTTAAGTCCCGAATCATCGGTGTTTTCAAGATGACCGACGAAGCCGGCGGCGACGACAAGCTGCTCTCCGTTCTCGACGACCCACGCTACGACCACATCCAGGACATCTCCGACGTGTCCGATTTCCTCAAGGATGAGATCGAGCACTTCTTCGTCCACTACAAGGACCTGGAAAAGGGCAAGCACGTTGACGGTTCCGGCTGGGGCGACAAGGCTGAGGCTGAAAAGATCCACGCTGAGGCAATCGACCGCTACAAGGCATAAGTCTTTTGTAAATTAAGAGCTGCGCATCCCTGCGATTCCGGTTTTCCGGTTTGTTTAGGTGGGGTGCGCAGCTTTTTGCATGCTCGCTTGGGCTGGGAGGGGTGTCCGCGGCTCTTCAACTCCGCAAAACCTGGCACATGTGACAAAGATGTCGGATTTTCAGATTCTTTGTCCCACTGGTCTGGCCCGAGCCCCGCCTGATTCAGCATTCGAGTGCCGCGATCAAACCACGGTGCCCACCAAATCCATTTTCATGATTCGTGGGCATCGTGGTTTGGTTTCAAGACCTCGAAACCAGTCACAGATGCCCACGAAACTCATTTTGGACCTTCGTGGGCACGCCTGTCTGGCTTTCCAAAAGTCAGCCAGAATTCCAGCTCAAACCCCAAAAATCACACCATCACAGAATGCGATTTAAGGGACTTTCACACCCATCCCGATACAAATACTCATTCGAAGATACCGATCGCTTACATCGCCACACAGCGCATCGTTGCAGCTAGTCGCCTGATTCGCGGTATCCCTTGCGCAGATCCTCCACCACGCGGGGATGATCCAGCGTGGAAGGTTCCAATTCACGAGGCTGATTATCCAACCCAAACACCCCAGCAGCCACCAGAACTTCATCATTAAGGAAAGTCAGTGGCGGGGTGTCTTCCCGAAGCTCTAATTCCATGTCGGCAGGGCCACACAGTTGGAAGCCCCAGTCGCCAAATGTGGGAACATGCACGTGATATGGGATGACTTGTTCACA from Corynebacterium glutamicum ATCC 13032 carries:
- the dacB gene encoding D-alanyl-D-alanine carboxypeptidase/D-alanyl-D-alanine endopeptidase, whose protein sequence is MKNAWWVGSSVGVLIAVGAVIGGGVWVNHSGFGLDHPEPMSVEMPEQLFSSAIDPDALEAPDFATLEKDLTSQAADSRLGTFVGVARDVESGEVVWEQNQGTAVRPASATKILTAAVALYELGREDTITTKVVEGEQPGTVVIKAGGDVTLSEEMLDDLATQLEGQDIGTVLIDTSIWPDEGFASTWDPVDVDAGYIADVEPAMIEAARIGGSEGDLPRSHTPALDVAQALADRVGADTVDEGSAPDKTVLASVESDTLDQRLARMMKDSDNVMAEGIAKEVAASKDLATDSASTSKMTLEILKDKGFDLSGVSIVDNSGLSFDNLITPRLLDDILTRAATEPELSSLLTSLPIAHGTGTLEDRYDGLSGAGWVRAKTGTLTDTSALAGVVTSESGRVFTFAFVSNGSAIVPAREALDEMASILRDF
- a CDS encoding inorganic diphosphatase, encoding MSIEVTVEIPKGSRNKYEIDHETGKVYLDRYLFTPMAYPLDYGYIDHTLGEDGDPLDALVILPESVFPAVVVKSRIIGVFKMTDEAGGDDKLLSVLDDPRYDHIQDISDVSDFLKDEIEHFFVHYKDLEKGKHVDGSGWGDKAEAEKIHAEAIDRYKA